The genomic DNA GATCATCGCCGATCCGGGGCGGGCCGGGAACCACCCGGACGGTCCGTGTTCGCACAGTCGCGTCAAGGTCCCATGCCCCGCCCGGAGCGTCCCGAAACCAGCCCGTTTTCGGTGGTGCTGGTCACAGGGGGTGAGCTCGATACGACGGCCGATAGTAGGACGTCGGGCGCCCGGTGCGCTGTCGGGCGGCGGACGCGCCCGTCCGGCACTACCCACCGTCGTACGTCACACCGTTTGGGGTCCCCGGCCGGGCCCGTTTACACCTGAATCCGTTGCATCCAGCCCGGCGAGCAGCACTGCTCGGCCCCGCGCTGGCCCCGTCCGCGAGGTCTGTCACCCGATGCGTTCGCTCCCCACCGCCGGCCGCCGTCTCCTGCAGGCGATCGGTTCCTCCCAGCACGTCCGTTCGATGCTCTCCGCCGACCGCACCGCCGCCCTGCGGCTGCCCTTCGGCCGGGCGCACCTGGCGAGCGTCCGCAAGACCCCCGCCACGGCGGTGTGGGGTGGCGCCGCGGTGCTGGCCTTCGGTGTGCTGCTGATGCCGGGCCACGCGGCCGCGCAGACCGTCCACCCGACCACCCCGGGCAGCTCGGTGTTCACCACCCACGGCGCCGCGGTCGAGCCGGTGGGCGTGCAGATCGCCGAGCCGAGCGCGTACGAGGTGCCGGCCGGCGAGTCGACGCAGGACCGGGTCGCGGTCGCCGCGAACCTGACCGACGACGCCGCCGTCGAGGCCCAGGCGCAGGCCGCCCAGGCCCAGGCCCAGGCGGACGCCGCCGCGGCGGCGCAGGCCGCGGACCAGGCCGCCCGTGACGCCCAGCGCGCCGCCCTGCCGGCCGCCGGGCAGCCGGCCGAGCAGCCGGCCCCGGCGAAGCCGTCCTGGTCCTCCCCCGCGCCGGGTGCCCAGATCAGCAACCCGTACGGCAAGGCCAACGCGCACTACGCGGCCGGCTACCACACCGGTACCGACTTCGCGGTGTCCGTCGGCACCCCGCTGCTCGCGGTCGGCGACGCCACCGTGGTGTCGGCGGGCCCGGACGGCGCGTACGGCAACGAGATCGTGCTGAAGCTCTCGGACGGCAAGTTCGCCCAGTACGCGCACATGTCGAAGCTCTCGGTGAAGGCCGGCCAGCACGTCTCGGCGGGCGACACCATCGGCCTGTCCGGCAACACCGGCAACTCGACCGGCCCGCACCTGCACTTCGAGATCCGCAACGCCAACCGCTACGCGGCCGTGATCGACCCGCTGACGTACCTGAAGCAGCACGGCGCGAACAACTTCTAGGCGCTCTTCGGCCGCTCGATCCGGGCGGCGATCTCCAGCGAGACCTCCAGGCCGGCGGCCATCGCCTCCTCGAGGGTGCCGGGCCGGGACTCCAGGTAGCTGATGTCCCGGTCCTCCTCGCACTCGTCGAGGTCGTGCTTGAGCAGGAACATCGCGGAGTTCACCGAGAACAGCGCCATGGTGGCGCGCAGCCGGTCCCGGAAGTCGGAGCCCGGCGGGTGCAGCAGCCGCACCATCCGCACCATCCGGTCCTTGAACGCCAGCCCGGCCTGCGACTCGCGCAGGGCGGGCTGGTTCTCGTGGAAGAAGCGCAGCAGCGGCGCCCGGTCGGCCATCCCGGCGGCGAACCGCCGGATCAGCTCGTCCCGCAGCTCGGGCGACCAGGGCTTGCCCTCGCCGTAGGCGATCGCCTCGTCCATCGGCGCGGCCATCGACTCGACGATGCCGCGGACGATGTCGTCCTTGGTCTTGAAGTGGTAGTAGAGGGCCGCCTTGGTCACGCCCAGCCGGTCGGCGATCTCGCGCAGCGAGGTCTTCTCGTACCCGTGCTCGGAGAACAGCTCCAGCGCCACGTCGAGGATCCGCGCGCGGGTGTCGCTGCGGGGGCTCTGCGTCGTACTCATCGCTGGCGGCCTGCCTTGTGACTGCGGTCGGTGGGTCGGCCGGCGGTCTGGCGCCGACGGCTCGGTGCATTCTCCCTGCCCGGACGTGTCGCCCCGAAACTGACTTGACGCCCGGCTAGGGAACAACTTACCGTGCCGGACGACGATTCACTAGCCGGTCGTCAAGTAAGTGAGCCGCGCGGCCCCCAGGAGCGCGGCCTAGCAGCCGTCGGGGAGACGCACGATGACCAAACCCACGTCCGAGACCGCCGCCGACGAACCATCGGCACCCGTGGATCCCAACGAGCCCGTGGAGCGCTCGCCGCGCGAGATCCGGCTGGTGATGGTCGGCCTGGTCATCACCATGCTGCTGGCCATGCTGGACAACCTGATCATCGGCACCGCGATGCCGACGATCGTCGGCGAGCTGCACGGCTCCGAGCACATGGCCTGGGTGGTCACCGCCTACACCCTGGCCACCGCCGTCTCCACCCCGATCTGGGGCAAGCTCGGCGACCTCTACGGCCGCAAGGGCTCCTTCCTGATCTCGATCGGCATCTTCCTGGCGGGCTCCGCGCTCTCCGGCCTCGCCGACTCGATGACCGCGCTGATCGCCTTCCGCGCCGTCCAGGGCCTGGGCGCCGGCGGCCTGATGGTCGGCGTGATGTCGATCATGGGTGCGCTGGTCGCGCCGCGCGACCGCGGCAAGTACCAGGGCATGTTCGCCGCCGTGATGGCGCTGGCCACCGTCGGCGGCCCGCTGATCGGCGGCTTCATCACCGACCACCTGAGCTGGCGCTGGACGTTCTACGTCAACCTGCCGCTGGGCGCCGTGGCGCTGGCCTTCGTCATCGCCACCCTGAAGCTCCCCAAGGTCCGCTCCACCGCGAAGATCGACTACCTCGGCGCGATCCTGCTGACCCTCGGCATCACCTCGCTGGTCCTGATCACCACCTGGGGCGGCCAGGAGTACGCCTGGGGCTCGAAGCAGATCCTCGGCCTCGCCGCGCTCGGCGCCGCCTCGCTGATCGGCTTCTGCTACGTCGAGCAGCGCGCCGAGGAGCCGGTCATCCCGCTCGGCCTGTTCCGCAACCGCAACTTCACCATGGTCTCGGTCATCGGCTTCATCGTCGGTTTCGCGATGTTCGGCGCGGTCGCCTACCTGCCGCTGTACCAGCAGATCGTGCAGGGCGCCTCGGCCACCAACTCCGGCCTGCTGCTGATGCCGATGATGTTCGGCATGCTGGTCATCTCGCTGGTCGTCGGCCAGGCGGTCACCAAGACCGGCAAGTACCGGATCTACCCGATCATCGGCACCGCCGTGATGGCCGGCGGCTCGCTGCTGCTGTCCACCCTCGCCGTGGACACCGGCCGCTTCGCCTCCGCCTGCTACATGGTGGTGCTCGGCGCCGGCATGGGCTTCCTGATGCAGATCACCATGCTGGTCGCGCAGAACAGCGTGGAGCTCAAGGACATGGGCGTCGCCTCGTCCTCCGCCACCCTGTTCCGCACCATCGGCGGCTCCTTCGGCGTCGCCCTGTTCGGTGCCCTGTTCAACAACCAGGTCAAGGACACCATGGCGGCCGGCGGCGGCGCCGCCGCGGGCTCCGGCGGCGGCCAGCCGATCGACCCGGCGACGCTGCTCGACCCGACCAAGCTGAAGAAGCTCTCCGACCCCGTGCAGGACCTGGTCCACCACGCCGTCTCCAACGGCATGCACACGGTGTTCGTGTGGGGCGCCGTGATCAGCCTGGTCGCCGTCGCCGCCGCGGTCTTCCTGCGCGAGGTGCCGCTGCGCGGCGCCGGCCAGGGCGCCCCGAAGGACGCCGCCCCCGAGGCCCAGCTGGAAGCCGCCCTCTAGTCGCGCCGGGCGGTCACCGGTCGGTCACACCGGCAGCCGGTAGACCCCCGGGCCGACCGGCTCCACCAGCCCGTCCGCCACGAGCCCGTCCAGCGCCCGAGCGCGCTGGACGGGCTCGTGCCACACCTCGTCCAGCCGGGCCTGCTCGACCTCCCCGTGCGCGTCCCGCAGCACCGCGAGCAGCTTCCCCCGCACCTGACGGTCGGTCCCCTCGTACGTCTGGCCGCGCCGCGCCGGGCCCTCGTACGGCGGACACCCCGCCCGCTGCCACGCGCACTCCGCCCGCAGCGGGCACGCCCCGCACTCCGGGCCGCGCGCCGTGCAGACCAGCGCACCCAGCTCCATCACCGCGACCGCCCAGGTCGCCGCGGTCTCCTCGCGGGCGGGCAGCAGCTCGACGGCGGTCCGCCGCTCGGCCGCGGTGGTCGCCTGCGCCGGGTACTCGACACCCGTGACCGCCCGCGCGAACACCCGCCGCACGTTGGTGTCCAGCACCGCGTGCCGCTGCCGGAACGCGAACGAGGCGACCGCCGCGGCGGTGTACTCGCCCACCCCGGGCAGCGCCAGCAGCTGCGCGTGGTCGGTGGGCACCTCGCCGCCGTGCTCCTCGGTGATCGCGGTGGCGGCGGCGTGCAGGCGCAGCGCCCGGCGCGGGTAGCCGAGCCGGCCCCACATCCGGACCGCCTCGCCGGGGGCGTCGGCGGCGAGCGCCGCCGGGGTGGGCCAGCGCTCCAGCCACGCCGCGTACGCCGGCAGCACCCGCTTGACGGGGGTCTGCTGCAGCATGAACTCGCTCACCATCACCGCCCACGGCGAGGCGTCGGCCGTCCGCCAGGGCAGGTCGCGGGCGTTGGCCCGGTACCAGTCGATGACGGTGCGGTGCAGCCGGGAGACGGCGGCCGCCGGGAGCGCGGTGGAGGAAGCGGTAACCATGGCCCCCCGATCCTCCCACGTCCGCCGGGGCCGGCGGGCGGGCCGGTCGGACGGCCGGTCGGGCCGGTCGGGCGGGCCGGTCGGGCGGGCCTCAGAGGCCGAGGTCGTCCAGCTCCTTGTGCAGCGCGGCCCGGGGGCTGTCCGGCCGTGCTCCGCCGGTCTGCGCGGGGACGGCCGTGGCGGCCGCCGCCCGTCGGGTGGAGCGGTCGCGGAAGATCCACGCCCCGGCGAGGCCGCCGAGCAGCCCGCCCAGGTGCCCCAGCCAGCTGATCCCGGGGGTGCCGGGCAGCGCGGTGGTGAGCAGGTAGGCGAAGGAGGCGAACATCACCAGCCCGATCAGGCTGTCGATCAGGTTCCGGTCGAAGAGGCCGCGCAGCACCACGTAGCCGAAGTACCCGAAGACCACGCCGCTGGCACCGGCCGTCACCGAGCGGACGTCCGCGAAGCACCACACCGCCGCGCCGCTGGTGAGCGCCACCAGCAGGGTCAGGCCGAGGAACTTCTTCACACCGCGGTACGCGGCGAGGAAGCCGAACACGAACAGCGGGCCCGAATTGCCCTCCAGGTGAGCCCAGTTCAGGTGCAGGAACGGCGCGGAGAGCAGGTTCGGCAGCGCGGACACGTCGTGCGGGCGGATGCCGCCGTCCACGAACAACCGGGAGTCGTCGAGCCAGTTGACCACTTGCAGGACCCACACCGCGCACAGGAAGCCGAACACGGTGAAGAAGGCGCGCCGCGCCTCCTCGATCATCCGTACCGGATCGATGCTGCTGCCGGCGCGGGCGCCGTGGTCGGTGGCCATGAGGGCGACCCTAGCGCGGGGTGCGGCCGGAACGCTTCCCCCGTCCGGAGCAAATGGCGGATCATGTGAAGGAAGTGGCCCCGGCGAGGTGTTGATGCGTCAGACGGTCCACACAGTCTCGTAGAGTTTGCGCGTGCCCTCTCTGCGTCAACCCGTCGGACCGCTGCCGGCCTCGATCTACTGGCGACGGCGCCTCATCGTGCTCGCCGCGCTGGCGGCGATCCTCGTCCTGATCGTCTGGCTGACCTACGGCACGGGCGGTGGCGGCGGCAAGCCCAAGCAGGGCGCGCATCCGGCGCCGGCCCAGTCGATCACGCCGGGCGCCTCGCCGTCCGGTTCGGCGATCACCAGCCGGCCCGGCGGTACGGGCGGTGGCGGTGGCGGTGGCGGTGGGACGGTCTCCGGCGGCGGTGGCGGCGAGGTCTCCATCAGCACCGGCGGCGTCGGCGGCTCCGCCACCCCGGGCACGGGCTCCACCGCGGGCACCGGGGGCACCGGGGGCTCGGCCGGCGGCACGGGCACCGGCGGCACGGGCGGCGGCACCGGCGGCGGGGCGCCGCAGGTGAACACCGCCGACGTGATGGCCCTGCCGATCTGCTCGGTCTCGCAGCTCGCCCTGGAGCTGGCCAGTGCCCAGAACGCGTACCAGCCCAAGGACCGTCCGCGCCTCGCGCTGACCGTCCGCAACACCTCCGGCGCCAACTGCCGCGTCGACCTGGGCCGCACCGCGTCGACCCTGACGGTCACCTCCAGCAGCGGCGAGCGGGTGTGGTCCTCGGGCGACTGCCCGAACGACCGGGCCGGCGCCTGGGCGCAGATCCCGGCGGGCAGCGGCCTGACCGAGACCTTCAACTGGGACCGCAGCCGCTCCAAGCCGCAGTGCGCCACCGCCGACCCGACGCCCGCCCAGCCGGGCAACTACCTGGTCCAGGCGGACCTCTCCGGCCCGTCCGGCGGCCCGGTCTCGGCCCGCACCTCGATCCGGCTGGACAGCTGACCCCTCGCCCGGTCCGACCTCCCCGATCCGAGCCGCCACCATCCGACCCGCCGTCATCCGGCCACCGGAGGGCGGCCCGGCCGGCCGCCGTGTGGCGGCCGGCTGTCGGCGTCCTGGCCGCCGTGTTGCGCCGTGCTGCCGCCGGCCACCGGTCCCGGCCGCCGCGTCCGCTTCGTCCGCGTCTGTCACTGCCACCCGATTGCTTTGACGTGTCCGCCACATGACGGCACGAAAGCCTCTTCGTCGCGTCCCTGCCAGAGCCGCAGGCTGGATCCGTCGCACCAGCCGAGTGCGCCGCATCCCGGCACCACCGACGCAGAGGAGACCCCTCCATGGCAGCGCAACGCCCCCGCGCCCACCGGCTCGCCACCGCCGTCGCCACCGTCCTGGCCGGCGCCGCCCTCGCCGGGGCCGCCTCCCTCCCGGCCGCCGCGGCCCCCGCCGCGCCGGAGGGCACCGTCCAGCAGGCCGACTCGCCGACCGCGATACCCGGCAGCTTCATCGTCACCCTGAAGCCGTCCGCCGGCCTCGCCCCGGCCTCCGAGCAGGGCCGGCAGCTGGTCGCCCGGCACCACGGCCGGATCAAGCAGACCTGGGACGCCGCCGCACACGGCTTCGAGGTCGAGCTCTCCGCCGTCGAGGCCCGCCGGTTGGCCGCCGACCCGGCCGTCGCCGCGGTCGAGCAGAACCAGACCGTGCACGCCGACACCACCCAGACCAACCCGCCGTCCTGGGGCCTGGACCGGATCGACCAGGCCGCCCTACCGCTCAACTCGGCCTACACCTACCCCTCGACGGCCGGCGGCGGGGTCACCGCGTACGTGATCGACACCGGGGTGCGGATCAGCCACGGGCAGTTCGGCGGCCGCGCCGCCAACGGCTACGACTTCGTCGACAACGACGCCGTCGCCCAGGACGGCAACGGGCACGGCACCCACGTCGCCGGCACCATCGCGGGCAGCGCGTACGGCGTCGCCAAGGCGGCCCGGGTGGTCGGCGTCCGGGTGCTCGACAACAACGGCTCCGGCACCACCGCCGGCGTCATCTCCGGCGTCAACTGGGTCACCGCCAACGCCGCCAAGCCCGCCGTGGCCAACCTCAGCCTCGGCGGCGGCGCGAGCACCGCGCTGGACAACGCGGTCGCCAACTCCATCGCCTCCGGCGTCACCTACGCGGTCGCCGCCGGCAACTCCAACGCCAACGCCGACAACTACTCACCGGCCCGGGTCCCGACCGCGATCACGGTCGGCGCCACCACCTCCACCGACGCCCGGGCGAGCTACTCCAACTACGGGACGCGGGTGGACGTCTTCGCGCCCGGCTCGTCCATCACCTCGTCCTGGAACACCAGCGACACCGCCACCAACACCATCTCCGGCACCTCGATGGCCACCCCGCACGTGGCCGGCGCTGCCGCCGTCTACCTGGCCGGCCACCCCTCCGCCACCCCCGCGGCCGTCGACAGCGCGCTGAAGGCCGCCGCCACCAACGGCGTCCTCACCGGCATCGGCACCGGCAGCCCCAACCGCCTGCTGCGGGTCACCGGCTGACGCTCCCCCGAACGCCGACGGCGGGAGTCGCCCACCCCTCGGTGGACGACTCCCGCCGCCGCCTCTCCCGCAGCCCCCCGCGCCACGGGCCCAGGCGGTCCCGTGCGGCCTCAGGCGGGCCAGGACGTCCCGCGCAGCGACCGGCCCAGGGTCGACGGCAGCAGGCCGAGGCCCAGCAGCGCGGCCAGCGCCACCAGCACCGGGCCCGCCGCGAAGCGGTCGAGCAGCAGGCCGGAGACGAAGGTCCCGATCGGCATGCCCACCATCAGCAGGGTCATCGTCGCCGCGATCACCCGGCCGCGCAGCTCGTCCGGCACCTGCTGGAAGATCAGCACGTCCACCATCACCCGCAGCGCCGGGACGCCGAGCATCATCACGGCGAGCGAGCAGAACACCACCACCGGACCGCCCAGCAGCGCCGGCAGCAGGAACATCGGCACCGCCGACCAGGCCACCACCAGCAGCAGCGCGCCGGGCGCGAGCCGCTTGTGCAGCCGGGTGACCAGCGGGGCGCCGAGCAGGCCGCCCACCGCCTCGCCGGCCAGCGCCAGACCGATGCCGCCGGTGGAGGTGCCGCCGTCGCGCAGCCGCACCATGACGGCCAGCAGCATCGCGGAGCCCGCCAGGTTCATCGCCAGGGTGACCAGCAGGGTCGAGCGCAGCAGCTTCTTCGACAGCAGGTAGCGCACCCCCTCCAGCACGGCGCCGCGCTGCTCGCCGCCCTCCCCGTCCGCGCCGCCGTCGGCGTTCTGCGCCGGGCTCTCGAACCGGACCGCCCAGGAGGCGGAGAGCGCGAGCAGCGAGGTGACCGCGGTGGTGAGGAACGGGACCGCGGTGCCGAG from Kitasatospora terrestris includes the following:
- a CDS encoding rhomboid family intramembrane serine protease; amino-acid sequence: MATDHGARAGSSIDPVRMIEEARRAFFTVFGFLCAVWVLQVVNWLDDSRLFVDGGIRPHDVSALPNLLSAPFLHLNWAHLEGNSGPLFVFGFLAAYRGVKKFLGLTLLVALTSGAAVWCFADVRSVTAGASGVVFGYFGYVVLRGLFDRNLIDSLIGLVMFASFAYLLTTALPGTPGISWLGHLGGLLGGLAGAWIFRDRSTRRAAAATAVPAQTGGARPDSPRAALHKELDDLGL
- a CDS encoding MDR family MFS transporter, whose protein sequence is MTKPTSETAADEPSAPVDPNEPVERSPREIRLVMVGLVITMLLAMLDNLIIGTAMPTIVGELHGSEHMAWVVTAYTLATAVSTPIWGKLGDLYGRKGSFLISIGIFLAGSALSGLADSMTALIAFRAVQGLGAGGLMVGVMSIMGALVAPRDRGKYQGMFAAVMALATVGGPLIGGFITDHLSWRWTFYVNLPLGAVALAFVIATLKLPKVRSTAKIDYLGAILLTLGITSLVLITTWGGQEYAWGSKQILGLAALGAASLIGFCYVEQRAEEPVIPLGLFRNRNFTMVSVIGFIVGFAMFGAVAYLPLYQQIVQGASATNSGLLLMPMMFGMLVISLVVGQAVTKTGKYRIYPIIGTAVMAGGSLLLSTLAVDTGRFASACYMVVLGAGMGFLMQITMLVAQNSVELKDMGVASSSATLFRTIGGSFGVALFGALFNNQVKDTMAAGGGAAAGSGGGQPIDPATLLDPTKLKKLSDPVQDLVHHAVSNGMHTVFVWGAVISLVAVAAAVFLREVPLRGAGQGAPKDAAPEAQLEAAL
- a CDS encoding S8 family peptidase, giving the protein MAAQRPRAHRLATAVATVLAGAALAGAASLPAAAAPAAPEGTVQQADSPTAIPGSFIVTLKPSAGLAPASEQGRQLVARHHGRIKQTWDAAAHGFEVELSAVEARRLAADPAVAAVEQNQTVHADTTQTNPPSWGLDRIDQAALPLNSAYTYPSTAGGGVTAYVIDTGVRISHGQFGGRAANGYDFVDNDAVAQDGNGHGTHVAGTIAGSAYGVAKAARVVGVRVLDNNGSGTTAGVISGVNWVTANAAKPAVANLSLGGGASTALDNAVANSIASGVTYAVAAGNSNANADNYSPARVPTAITVGATTSTDARASYSNYGTRVDVFAPGSSITSSWNTSDTATNTISGTSMATPHVAGAAAVYLAGHPSATPAAVDSALKAAATNGVLTGIGTGSPNRLLRVTG
- a CDS encoding A/G-specific adenine glycosylase, translated to MVTASSTALPAAAVSRLHRTVIDWYRANARDLPWRTADASPWAVMVSEFMLQQTPVKRVLPAYAAWLERWPTPAALAADAPGEAVRMWGRLGYPRRALRLHAAATAITEEHGGEVPTDHAQLLALPGVGEYTAAAVASFAFRQRHAVLDTNVRRVFARAVTGVEYPAQATTAAERRTAVELLPAREETAATWAVAVMELGALVCTARGPECGACPLRAECAWQRAGCPPYEGPARRGQTYEGTDRQVRGKLLAVLRDAHGEVEQARLDEVWHEPVQRARALDGLVADGLVEPVGPGVYRLPV
- a CDS encoding helix-turn-helix domain-containing protein; translated protein: MSTTQSPRSDTRARILDVALELFSEHGYEKTSLREIADRLGVTKAALYYHFKTKDDIVRGIVESMAAPMDEAIAYGEGKPWSPELRDELIRRFAAGMADRAPLLRFFHENQPALRESQAGLAFKDRMVRMVRLLHPPGSDFRDRLRATMALFSVNSAMFLLKHDLDECEEDRDISYLESRPGTLEEAMAAGLEVSLEIAARIERPKSA
- a CDS encoding MFS transporter — translated: MTTDLGTAARAQADAQQPVPLRRNWRFQVLWGGAASAMLGTCLADTAYPLLLLAMTGSPALAGAFGAVQFAASAVFGLHGGAVADRHDRRRILLAADAVRLLAALSVVAALALHRLTVPHTLLVAAVLGATMAYGGPVRMLAIRAVVPAVQLRQALAQDELRVNGAALIGPPLGGFLLGLGTAVPFLTTAVTSLLALSASWAVRFESPAQNADGGADGEGGEQRGAVLEGVRYLLSKKLLRSTLLVTLAMNLAGSAMLLAVMVRLRDGGTSTGGIGLALAGEAVGGLLGAPLVTRLHKRLAPGALLLVVAWSAVPMFLLPALLGGPVVVFCSLAVMMLGVPALRVMVDVLIFQQVPDELRGRVIAATMTLLMVGMPIGTFVSGLLLDRFAAGPVLVALAALLGLGLLPSTLGRSLRGTSWPA
- a CDS encoding M23 family metallopeptidase, yielding MRSLPTAGRRLLQAIGSSQHVRSMLSADRTAALRLPFGRAHLASVRKTPATAVWGGAAVLAFGVLLMPGHAAAQTVHPTTPGSSVFTTHGAAVEPVGVQIAEPSAYEVPAGESTQDRVAVAANLTDDAAVEAQAQAAQAQAQADAAAAAQAADQAARDAQRAALPAAGQPAEQPAPAKPSWSSPAPGAQISNPYGKANAHYAAGYHTGTDFAVSVGTPLLAVGDATVVSAGPDGAYGNEIVLKLSDGKFAQYAHMSKLSVKAGQHVSAGDTIGLSGNTGNSTGPHLHFEIRNANRYAAVIDPLTYLKQHGANNF